The Bos indicus x Bos taurus breed Angus x Brahman F1 hybrid chromosome 13, Bos_hybrid_MaternalHap_v2.0, whole genome shotgun sequence genome includes a region encoding these proteins:
- the OCSTAMP gene encoding osteoclast stimulatory transmembrane protein produces MRPPGGTLEHLVRTGWRYWYLGLRKALALLQATWITYSQPVPASCGQLLTQILLCGSLALAAASLTYCWLASSLLYPLGPSAVVATVCGLLAFLGLVLVPPARCLFALSVPTLGTEQGRRLLLSWSTATLTIAVVPNILANLRATGQVLRCVTEGSLESLLNTTHWLQTASQALNPDGQAGSQGLTLQAQGDSAAAFRLHVLRVTQQVLEDFSGLESSARVVALGTQRVVTGLFMLGLLLDSAWYLYRYLTDLRFDNIYATRQLTQRLAEVGATHLTASPPAWLLWAAQPRLSQAELLSCLVRLGLFTLLLMAMAVTVAMDYVAFLLAQAAVDWARELPAVPVTLTIKYNAAYTILGFLPFLFNRPPLENPYLSAHNSFQWELRFTAPGCPLLPTQRPHTAAPLAAGALQLAACSTVLLETYARRLRHSIAASFFRTQEAKRVCHLHARLQRRYDRHRGQPAQPQDTSSCS; encoded by the exons GTGGAGATATTGGTACCTGGGGCTCCGCAAGGCCCTTGCCCTGCTGCAGGCCACCTGGATTACCTACTCCCAGCCCGTCCCAGCCAGTTGTGGCCAGCTGCTGACCCAGATCCTCCTGTGTGGTTCCCTGGCCCTTGCTGCCGCGAGTCTGACCTACTGCTGGCTGGCGTCCTCGCTGCTTTATCCTCTCGGGCCCTCGGCCGTGGTGGCCACTGTCTGCGGCCTCCTGGCCTTCCTGGGGCTGGTCCTGGTGCCCCCCGCCCGCTGCCTGTTTGCGCTCAGTGTGCCCACGCTGGGCACAGAGCAGGGCCGCCGGCTTCTCCTGTCCTGGAGCACCGCCACCCTGACCATCGCCGTGGTGCCCAACATCCTGGCCAACCTGCGTGCCACTGGGCAGGTGCTGAGGTGCGTCACGGAGGGCTCCTTGGAGAGTCTGCTCAACACCACTCACTGGCTGCAGACAGCATCCCAGGCCCTGAACCCTGACGGCCAGGCGGGCAGCCAAGGCCTGACGCTCCAGGCCCAGGGCGACAGTGCTGCTGCCTTCCGGCTCCACGTGCTCAGGGTCACCCAGCAGGTCCTGGAGGACTTCTCTGGCCTGGAGTCCTCGGCCCGGGTGGTAGCACTGGGGACCCAGAGGGTGGTCACTGGGCTCTTTATGCTGGGCCTCCTGCTGGACTCGGCCTGGTACCTCTACCGCTACCTGACCGACCTGCGGTTTGATAACATCTATGCCACCCGGCAGCTGACTCAGCGGCTGGCAGAGGTCGGGGCCACCCACCTGACGGCCTCCCCTCCAGCCTGGCTGCTCTGGGCAGCCCAGCCGAGGCTGTCCCAGGCGGAACTGCTGAGTTGTCTGGTGAGGCTGGGGCTGTTCACCCTGCTCCTGATGGCCATGGCGGTGACGGTGGCCATGGATTACGTGGCCTTCCTCCTGGCGCAGGCAGCCGTGGACTGGGCTCGGGAGCTGCCCGCTGTGCCCGTCACGCTCACCATCAAATACAAT GCTGCGTACACCATCCTGggcttcctccccttcctcttcaaCCGGCCACCTCTGGAGAACCCCTACCTCTCTGCCCACAACTCCTTCCAGTGGGAGCTGCGCTTCACTGCCCCAGGCTGCCCGCTGCTGCCCACCCAGCGCCCGCACACAGCCGCGCCCCTGGCTGCAGGCGCCTTGCAGCTCGCGGCTTGCTCCACAGTCCTCCTGGAGACCTACGCCCGCCGCTTGCGGCACAGCATCGCCGCCTCCTTCTTCAGGACCCAGGAGGCCAAGAGGGTCTGCCACCTTCATGCCCGCCTCCAGCGAAGATACGACAGGCACCGAGGCCAGCCGGCGCAGCCGCAAGACACTTCCTCCTGCTCCTGA